A genome region from Anastrepha obliqua isolate idAnaObli1 chromosome 4, idAnaObli1_1.0, whole genome shotgun sequence includes the following:
- the LOC129245927 gene encoding augmin complex subunit dgt5 isoform X2, which translates to MQTYLKAKELKRNIEDVQMRLDEYRKEHETLAMNIKTKNIQHISLKHKQKTLKSRVNLLEFQSVSLDKKLKQEEKNKQLISVTMPVRLTAKNASEAVAMDGVKQALQDLDDFYTFYINQASSPSSVQQAKDALWSKMRSIFSNIPNFIFFNVIMRLKDEQLQYVMSLINKSNHEESSTHSVSGVGTKEPLSAFEIKLLQTKADLVGMVVKFLSVRKERIILEERFADAYGPFVDELQKKVNLFNANANENINEIISDYLVQYNLRNFSKSQNEFIAQQIDECKSDIDYGAKQLENHEVILGSIKQVYSDINTSINRIQYEMLQLGQIKEKILYSKNMLKRLLDEMQMSTMGSITAPTASGGIRSNFQPTKLKVNNSSSTIGDSFEMGGGDMVFCSTKLDFDSTLMSLNSTSSNITATSHRRSVGSADTTLMPAAAGSNNTEGRFNLPPYSSELSTFAEIPFEKFSCVTKECAYHLSPNPLIVDLRELCSTMQLAPGSLLTASGALQEVRNRIKWADLIAQNSHDLKLDLDLIMVDAQSCRQKIKQHREQIEEMLDKIDVTNINTNRTLHKLSKLYDFILANPLRRYIPSDRKYNNQTYADYEGEFSMYYRMATVGASIK; encoded by the exons ATGCAGACTTACCTTAAagcaaaagaattaaaaagaaacataGAAGACGTACAGATGCGTTTAGATGAATATAGAAAGGAGCACGAGACCCTGGCtatgaatattaaaacaaaaa ACATCCAACACATTAGCCTTAAGCATAAGCAGAAAACTTTGAAATCGCGCGTTAATCTATTAGAATTCCAATCTGTGTCATTGGATAAAAAGTTAAAGCaagaggaaaaaaataaacaactaaTTAGTGTCACAATGCCGGTGCGCTTGACAGCAAAAAATGCCAGCGAAGCTGTTGCAATGGATGGCGTTAAGCAGGCTCTGCAGGATCTGGACGATTTCTATACGTTTTACATCAACCAGGCGAGCAGTC CCAGCAGTGTGCAACAAGCAAAGGATGCTTTGTGGAGCAAAATGCGCTCAATTTTCTCcaatataccaaattttatcttcttcaatgTAATTATGCGCTTAAAAGATGAACAACTCCAGTACGTAATGTCGttgataaataaatcaaatcatGAAGAATCAAGCACTCATTCCGTCAGCGGAGTGGGAACAAAAGAACCACTATCGGCTTTTGAAATCAAACTACTGCAAACAAAAGCGGATCTTGTGGGCATGGTCGTAAAATTTTTGTCCGTCCGCAAGGAGCGTATCATACTGGAAGAGCGATTCGCCGATGCCTATGGCCCTTTCGTGGATGAGCTCCAGAAGAAGGTCAATCTATTCAATGCAAATGCCAATGAGAATATCAACGAAATCATTTCTGACTATCTGGTGCAGTACAATTTGCGAAATTTCTCAAAATCCCAAAATGAGTTTATCGCTCAACAAATCGACGAGTGCAAATCAGATATTGATTATGGCGCTAAACAATTAGAAAATcatgag GTCATTCTGGGTTCCATTAAACAAGTTTATAGCGACATAAACACATCCATCAATCGTATACAATATGAAATGCTGCAGCTGGGGCAAATCAAAGAGAAAATTCTGTACTCAAAAAATATGCTGAAGCGTTTATTGGATGAAATGCAAATGTCCACTATGGGCAGTATTACCGCGCCCACTGCCAGCGGCGGCATCAgatccaatttccaacctacGAAACTTAAAGTCAACAATAGTAGTTCTACTATTGGTGATAGCTTCGAAATGGGTGGTGGAGACATGGTTTTTTGCAGCACAAAATTGGATTTTGACTCCACCTTGATGTCACTTAACTCAACTTCCTCAAATATAACAGCAACATCGCACAGACGTAGTGTGGGATCTGCGGATACCACACTTATGCCTGCGGCTGCCGGCAGCAACAACACCGAGGGTCGTTTCAATTTGCCACCATACTCCAGCGAACTGAGCACGTTTGCCGAAATCCCATTTGAGAAGTTTAGCTGTGTAACGAAAGAATG CGCTTACCACCTCTCACCCAATCCGTTGATCGTGGACTTGCGTGAACTCTGCTCTACAATGCAATTGGCGCCAGGCAGCTTGTTGACCGCTTCAGGGGCTTTACAGGAAGTGCGTAATCGCATCAAGTGGGCGGATTTAATTGCCCAGAATTCGCATGACTTGAAATTGGATTTAGATTTGATTATGG tcGATGCACAAAGTTGTAGGCAAAAAATCAAGCAACACCGTGAGCAAATTGAAGAGATGTTGGATAAAATCGATGTGACCAATATAAACACCAATCGGACACTGCATAAACTATCAAAATTGTACGATTTCATACTGGCGAACCCTCTGCGCCGCTATATTCCATCTGATAGGAAATACAACAATCAAAcgtatgcggattatgaaggcGAATTTTCCATGTATTACCGCATGGCAACCGTTGGTGCATCAATTAAATAA